In Syntrophales bacterium, a single window of DNA contains:
- a CDS encoding AbrB/MazE/SpoVT family DNA-binding domain-containing protein, protein MHTKIQKWGNSQGLRLAKNVLEDARLGVGDEVEVAVRDGIIVIAPIRKIRGRYRLEDLVAQIPEDYHTSEVDWGEPVGKEAW, encoded by the coding sequence ATGCATACGAAGATTCAAAAATGGGGTAATAGTCAGGGACTACGTCTTGCCAAGAACGTGCTAGAAGATGCTCGCCTTGGAGTTGGGGACGAGGTGGAGGTTGCGGTACGAGACGGTATCATCGTTATCGCGCCAATCAGGAAAATCCGCGGACGGTACCGTCTCGAGGACCTCGTGGCGCAAATTCCCGAAGACTACCACACCAGCGAAGTCGATTGGGGGGAGCCGGTCGGTAAGGAGGCATGGTAG
- a CDS encoding type I restriction enzyme HsdR N-terminal domain-containing protein: MNNLNEALVPIVEKIKKFRSLYEQNEMAVRDQIINPILRNLGWDPENPEEVQPNVSTEEGVPDYSLIKNGKKILFVEAKKLDVDIEQKEVVRQLAKYSFGEGTKYGVLTNGAIWVLIRSFEEGTTLTERIIWKTDIENEELPAVLRKISTISKTNIEYIEVLVKKSQILDEIWQSLLDEPEEMIKGLMPVVKSIITQGYLDYQFEDTEIEDLLKERVKEIISGEFGEKTSSDTSMESIPFRGERPRKMKLKGEVFELRNSYEILVTTANWLVKNGKLKPSDCPVVIGRGKRNLINKEPKQKYGDDFRAPKKLSNGLWIDAHNNTAGLINSAKRLLEKFGVSSDILTIE; this comes from the coding sequence ATGAATAATCTAAACGAGGCTTTAGTACCGATAGTAGAAAAAATAAAGAAATTTCGTTCTCTTTATGAGCAGAACGAGATGGCGGTGAGGGACCAAATAATAAATCCTATTTTGCGGAATCTCGGATGGGATCCTGAAAACCCCGAGGAAGTACAGCCTAATGTATCCACAGAAGAAGGTGTGCCAGACTACTCCTTGATTAAGAACGGAAAGAAAATCCTCTTCGTTGAAGCAAAAAAGTTGGATGTTGACATTGAACAAAAAGAAGTCGTCCGCCAATTAGCAAAGTATTCTTTTGGCGAGGGCACAAAATACGGTGTATTGACCAACGGCGCAATATGGGTGCTGATTAGGTCATTCGAAGAGGGAACCACTTTAACTGAGCGAATCATTTGGAAAACAGACATAGAAAATGAAGAACTGCCAGCGGTACTCAGAAAGATATCTACAATCTCAAAAACCAACATCGAATATATAGAAGTTTTAGTGAAGAAATCTCAAATATTAGATGAAATATGGCAATCTCTCTTGGATGAGCCTGAAGAGATGATAAAGGGGCTCATGCCAGTAGTTAAATCGATTATCACGCAAGGTTATCTAGACTATCAGTTTGAAGACACAGAAATTGAGGATTTGTTGAAAGAAAGGGTTAAGGAAATAATTTCAGGTGAATTTGGGGAGAAAACTTCCTCTGATACATCCATGGAATCAATACCATTTCGAGGTGAAAGGCCACGAAAGATGAAACTAAAAGGTGAAGTCTTTGAACTCCGCAATTCTTATGAAATTTTAGTCACCACTGCTAACTGGCTCGTAAAGAACGGCAAGCTAAAACCCTCTGACTGTCCAGTAGTAATTGGACGAGGTAAAAGAAACCTTATCAATAAGGAACCGAAGCAAAAGTATGGTGATGATTTTCGTGCTCCCAAAAAACTTTCAAATGGGCTATGGATAGACGCACATAATAACACTGCTGGTTTAATAAACTCTGCTAAACGGCTATTAGAAAAATTTGGAGTTTCATCCGATATACTGACAATTGAGTAA
- a CDS encoding transposase, producing the protein MARPIRIEYEGGFYHITSRGNARQDIFADTEDYRTFLMILADVVERYRWIVHAYCLMGNHYHLLVETPQANLSQGMRQLNGVYTQKYNRRHDRVGHLFQGRYKAFVVEKDAYLLELSRYIALNPVRAGLVHSPEEWSWSSYGATAGMRQRESVLHTDWLLALFSPSKVHARERYISFVKEGSDSESPLKEARGGLILGRGEFIEKVQKLIDESETDEAVRMEKYAARPSLTEIFEGTQRNEGIYDAVYRWGYKLKDVGNHIGLHYSRVSKIAARVAKSKT; encoded by the coding sequence ATGGCACGGCCGATACGCATAGAATACGAAGGTGGTTTTTATCATATAACCTCCCGGGGAAATGCCCGGCAGGATATCTTTGCAGATACTGAAGACTACCGGACGTTTCTCATGATCCTTGCCGATGTGGTTGAACGTTATCGCTGGATTGTCCATGCGTACTGCCTCATGGGCAACCATTATCACCTCCTGGTGGAAACTCCCCAGGCTAATCTATCCCAGGGCATGCGCCAGCTCAATGGCGTTTACACCCAGAAGTATAACAGGCGTCACGATCGTGTAGGCCATCTCTTCCAGGGCCGCTATAAAGCATTTGTCGTCGAAAAGGATGCCTACCTTCTCGAACTCAGCCGATATATTGCGTTGAATCCTGTACGGGCGGGACTGGTTCATTCACCGGAAGAATGGTCTTGGTCGTCATACGGTGCAACGGCTGGTATGAGACAACGAGAATCGGTTCTCCACACAGACTGGCTCCTAGCTTTATTCTCCCCTTCGAAGGTTCATGCCCGTGAACGGTACATTTCCTTTGTGAAGGAGGGATCGGATAGTGAAAGTCCTTTGAAAGAAGCCAGAGGCGGGCTGATATTAGGGCGAGGAGAATTTATTGAAAAAGTCCAAAAGTTAATTGATGAGTCGGAAACGGATGAGGCTGTGCGAATGGAGAAGTATGCCGCACGTCCCTCCCTTACGGAGATATTCGAGGGCACGCAAAGAAACGAAGGAATCTACGATGCTGTGTACCGTTGGGGATATAAATTGAAGGATGTTGGCAACCACATTGGACTTCATTATTCACGGGTCAGTAAAATCGCCGCAAGGGTGGCAAAAAGCAAGACCTGA
- a CDS encoding type II toxin-antitoxin system PemK/MazF family toxin — protein MAVYIPRQGDIIAITFDPQSGYEQKGRRPALVVSKDLFNRSTGLAIVCPLTNTERGFPFHVPVPENSSLTGFIMVEQVKSVDFRTRQAKRIERASDELLANVLSILDACIY, from the coding sequence ATGGCGGTCTATATCCCCAGACAAGGCGACATTATTGCCATCACTTTCGATCCCCAGTCCGGTTACGAACAGAAAGGGCGTCGGCCTGCTCTGGTTGTGAGCAAGGACTTGTTCAACCGTAGCACTGGCTTGGCCATTGTGTGTCCCCTAACGAACACAGAACGCGGGTTTCCCTTCCACGTACCTGTTCCGGAAAATAGTAGCCTGACGGGGTTCATCATGGTTGAGCAGGTCAAGTCAGTCGACTTCCGTACTCGTCAAGCGAAGCGCATCGAACGTGCCTCAGATGAACTGCTGGCAAACGTGCTATCGATATTAGATGCCTGCATCTACTAA
- a CDS encoding aldehyde ferredoxin oxidoreductase C-terminal domain-containing protein — translation MKILQQINYKPAIVTGGYTDRILKVDLGTQDITIVELEPEFKNKYVGGRGYAIKLIWDETSRETRYDSPENILVMASGPLGNEPGFPGTGKFVFGTISPLTDTFIDSNIGGHFAPLLKLAGFDAMAVSGISGEDVVIIVDGDAGTISIAAAPAYDKKTDEGALSFGEALLKDVNSGEFSNDIAAVTAGKGACNARFGIINSLFFDLKRKRIRSKQAGRGGTGTVMRFKGLRGIIARSGLSKANGNNAIDPEGVREAGSALKKVLRQYDPEQLRLSAWGTTGLSEYMDKFHIFPINNYQYGQSPESKKIFSYVFLDKYFSKKMQDGCYYGCNLACAKTAEDVELTRGPEAGRKVCIDGPEYETVGSVSCMGIFDPHYIMEYNWYCDEYGLDTISTGVTISFFMECVQRGFLSTADIGYDLTFGNIDAADRLLHEIADGEGFGKIVGQGVARGKRWVAEKYSAGKDVSKDDVMEELNKFGMEVKGLEFSMYITKESLAQQGGYGFALKGPQHDEAWLIFIDQVNKELPTFELKANALRWFPQIRTWFNATGLCKLPWIDVRHPDAASTEAPAKNFPTLEYYVKYLNSTTGSSKTLQDILDDSERLLLLQKMINLRQGKGTRSSDQIPLRAMGPVYSNEHESRTEYYDEWLQERLGKEKMPDDPNERHKLLMEIRIQDYQRLCDAVYKEKGFSSDGIPLPETLEKFDLMDEQARALLKEFGTFG, via the coding sequence ATTTAAGAATAAATATGTCGGCGGCCGAGGATATGCCATAAAGCTAATCTGGGATGAAACAAGCAGGGAGACCCGTTATGACAGCCCGGAAAATATTCTCGTCATGGCCAGCGGCCCGCTGGGCAACGAACCCGGTTTCCCGGGCACCGGCAAATTTGTCTTTGGCACTATCTCGCCCCTTACAGATACATTCATAGATTCAAATATCGGTGGTCACTTTGCGCCGTTGCTAAAACTTGCCGGTTTTGACGCAATGGCCGTCTCTGGAATTTCCGGAGAGGATGTTGTCATTATTGTTGATGGAGATGCCGGAACCATCAGCATCGCCGCCGCGCCAGCCTACGATAAAAAAACAGATGAAGGTGCCCTCTCCTTTGGCGAAGCCCTTCTAAAAGACGTTAACAGTGGAGAGTTCAGCAACGATATAGCTGCGGTAACCGCGGGGAAAGGCGCGTGCAATGCCAGGTTTGGTATCATTAACAGCCTCTTTTTCGACCTGAAGCGTAAACGCATCCGCTCCAAGCAGGCCGGCAGAGGCGGCACTGGAACAGTCATGCGGTTCAAAGGTCTGAGGGGAATTATTGCCCGCTCCGGTCTTTCAAAAGCGAATGGCAACAATGCAATAGATCCTGAAGGCGTACGCGAGGCAGGTTCCGCATTAAAAAAAGTTTTAAGGCAGTACGACCCGGAACAGCTCCGTTTATCCGCATGGGGCACCACCGGCCTTTCCGAGTATATGGATAAGTTTCACATTTTCCCGATTAATAATTATCAATACGGGCAGAGTCCGGAGTCTAAAAAGATCTTTTCATATGTCTTTCTCGACAAGTATTTCAGTAAAAAGATGCAAGACGGGTGCTATTACGGCTGTAATCTGGCATGTGCCAAGACTGCTGAAGACGTTGAGCTGACAAGGGGGCCGGAGGCAGGACGAAAGGTCTGTATTGACGGCCCTGAGTATGAAACCGTAGGGTCTGTTTCCTGTATGGGTATCTTTGATCCCCATTATATTATGGAATATAACTGGTATTGTGATGAATACGGCCTCGATACAATCTCCACAGGTGTGACAATATCGTTCTTTATGGAGTGTGTCCAGCGCGGCTTTCTGAGTACAGCTGATATCGGTTATGACCTGACATTCGGTAACATAGACGCCGCAGACCGCCTACTGCATGAAATCGCCGACGGAGAAGGTTTTGGTAAGATTGTCGGCCAGGGGGTAGCAAGGGGCAAGAGATGGGTTGCTGAAAAATATTCAGCCGGAAAAGACGTATCCAAAGATGATGTGATGGAGGAGTTGAACAAATTCGGAATGGAGGTTAAAGGGCTTGAATTTTCGATGTACATCACCAAAGAGTCACTCGCCCAGCAGGGCGGGTACGGCTTTGCCCTGAAAGGACCGCAGCATGATGAGGCATGGCTGATCTTTATCGACCAGGTCAACAAAGAGCTTCCGACTTTTGAACTTAAAGCCAATGCGCTCCGGTGGTTCCCCCAGATCCGCACATGGTTCAATGCCACAGGGCTGTGCAAGCTTCCGTGGATCGACGTGCGTCATCCCGATGCGGCAAGTACGGAAGCCCCCGCAAAGAACTTTCCCACGCTGGAATATTATGTCAAATATCTCAACTCGACAACGGGCAGCAGCAAAACCCTGCAGGATATACTGGACGATTCAGAACGGCTGTTATTACTGCAGAAGATGATCAATCTCCGCCAGGGAAAGGGAACCCGCTCAAGCGATCAGATTCCGTTAAGAGCCATGGGCCCCGTGTATTCTAACGAGCATGAATCTCGAACCGAATATTACGATGAATGGCTGCAGGAACGTCTCGGTAAGGAGAAGATGCCGGATGATCCGAACGAAAGGCATAAGCTTCTGATGGAAATTAGAATACAGGATTACCAACGCCTTTGTGATGCCGTATATAAGGAAAAAGGGTTCTCGTCCGACGGGATTCCTTTGCCTGAAACTCTGGAAAAATTCGACCTGATGGACGAGCAGGCCAGAGCGCTGCTGAAGGAGTTCGGAACGTTCGGGTAA
- a CDS encoding AIPR family protein: protein MMYQKITAEIQDKFYQQNFPNDGQRFVAWYLRNIHLRDMNETKDDMTDGADDKQIDAIFIDDNQQSIFVLQGNFIGNGSVDAEPLREVLSSWVQLRDLVRLQEVGNTKLKRKLSEVARALEDEYEIEFELVTTGALTDAAKTDLGTFQAQLVDLSENNDFFATIKVVDNNELKRRYDIALEKDNPTINHNVDLSNSKAMEIEIAGNKVVVATLPLRECIRMPGIKDGTLFQKNVRQSLGMSNRVNKGIKSTIYSPQHKDFFFYHNGITAICNKLSLNNSELKLHGLSVVNGCQSLTTILNCSEKVKQLDETYILFRFYEIPQRERGDKISVNTNSQSAVKPRDLRSNDKRVLNIKKSYEQKYPNGYFVSKRGEVSPASKDKDYVLDLLNMGKYLISWHSQRPNIAYSETKIFDKYFDQLFKKDYSPEKAQALNFWMKKVWEKWNKDNPLGLNESLLAMRAYAPYHHLYAISVCFGVSNSMPMESVPDPNLAMNRAIEDSLADQIVDLAGRSLSFALESAANEPQPSNRVFSPQNWIKTKTCLAGIRAAVSQSLNMLPMMNAEIANKIKLGLKMEREHFEARWTAD from the coding sequence ATGATGTACCAAAAAATAACTGCCGAAATACAAGACAAATTTTATCAACAGAATTTTCCAAATGATGGTCAACGATTTGTTGCATGGTATCTGCGTAATATCCATTTGAGGGACATGAATGAAACCAAGGATGATATGACAGATGGGGCTGATGACAAGCAAATTGATGCAATATTCATTGATGATAATCAGCAATCAATTTTTGTCCTGCAAGGCAATTTTATTGGTAACGGATCAGTTGATGCTGAGCCTTTGCGTGAAGTATTGTCTTCATGGGTACAATTGCGAGATTTAGTTAGACTTCAAGAGGTCGGCAACACTAAATTAAAGAGAAAGTTGTCTGAAGTAGCAAGAGCTTTGGAAGATGAATACGAGATTGAATTTGAACTGGTTACAACAGGTGCACTAACTGATGCTGCGAAAACCGACTTAGGCACATTTCAAGCACAGCTTGTTGATCTGAGTGAAAATAACGATTTTTTTGCGACGATTAAAGTCGTTGACAATAATGAATTAAAGAGAAGGTATGATATAGCTCTTGAAAAAGATAATCCAACTATTAATCACAATGTAGATTTATCAAATAGCAAGGCCATGGAAATTGAAATAGCTGGAAATAAAGTGGTAGTCGCAACTCTGCCATTAAGAGAATGTATAAGAATGCCAGGTATAAAAGATGGAACATTATTTCAAAAAAACGTTAGACAGAGCTTAGGGATGAGTAACAGAGTAAATAAAGGGATAAAAAGCACTATATATTCACCACAGCATAAGGATTTCTTTTTTTATCATAATGGCATCACAGCAATTTGCAACAAATTATCGTTGAACAATAGTGAGCTAAAACTCCATGGTTTGAGTGTTGTAAATGGATGTCAATCATTAACCACAATATTGAATTGTAGCGAAAAAGTTAAACAACTGGATGAAACATATATTCTATTTCGTTTCTATGAGATACCCCAAAGGGAAAGAGGCGATAAAATAAGCGTAAATACCAATTCACAAAGTGCTGTAAAACCGAGAGACCTCAGAAGTAATGATAAAAGAGTTTTAAATATTAAGAAATCTTATGAACAGAAATATCCTAACGGGTATTTTGTTAGCAAACGCGGTGAGGTCTCCCCAGCGTCTAAAGACAAAGACTATGTATTGGATTTGCTTAATATGGGCAAGTATCTCATTTCGTGGCACTCCCAAAGACCAAACATCGCCTATAGTGAAACAAAGATTTTTGACAAGTATTTTGATCAGCTTTTTAAAAAGGATTATTCTCCAGAAAAGGCACAGGCTTTAAATTTCTGGATGAAAAAAGTTTGGGAAAAATGGAACAAAGATAATCCGTTGGGCCTAAATGAAAGTTTGCTCGCTATGCGTGCTTATGCCCCATATCACCACCTTTATGCGATTTCAGTATGTTTTGGAGTTTCAAACTCCATGCCTATGGAAAGTGTTCCAGATCCAAACCTGGCGATGAATAGAGCGATTGAAGACAGCTTGGCTGATCAGATCGTAGACTTAGCAGGTAGGTCTTTAAGTTTTGCTTTAGAATCTGCGGCAAATGAACCACAGCCATCAAATCGGGTTTTTAGCCCGCAAAACTGGATAAAAACTAAAACATGCTTGGCTGGAATACGCGCTGCGGTAAGCCAGAGCTTGAATATGTTACCTATGATGAATGCTGAGATTGCCAATAAGATAAAACTGGGGCTTAAAATGGAACGTGAACACTTTGAGGCAAGATGGACAGCAGACTGA
- a CDS encoding integron integrase, which produces MSISKNRKLLDEARDVMRLHHYSIHTERTYCDWIKRYIRHHSMTSRQDLIEGEAKIEAFLTHLAVDKNVAPSTQNQAMNALVFLYKHVLKQPLDQEINAVRASRKINVPVVMTREEVAQIIALMGGVPQLVAKLLYGSGLRIMEAVRLRVQDIDYDLKCLVVRSGKGAKDRITTFPTSAIPLLQNHLAKVRVIHNRDLDQGHGEVYMPNALARKYPNAAKEWNWQYVFPARNLAIDPRSGKVRRHHVDPSVINKAIKAAVRKTGLTKRVSAHTFRHSFATHLLQRGTDIRTIQALLGHKDVATTMIYTHVLQQGGQGVLSPLDDLDV; this is translated from the coding sequence ATGTCAATATCTAAAAACCGGAAACTGCTTGATGAAGCGCGGGATGTGATGCGGCTGCATCACTACTCGATCCATACGGAACGAACTTATTGTGACTGGATTAAACGTTATATACGGCACCACAGTATGACCAGTCGGCAAGATCTAATAGAGGGTGAAGCCAAGATCGAGGCTTTCCTGACACACCTGGCAGTGGATAAAAACGTGGCTCCATCCACACAGAATCAGGCTATGAATGCGCTGGTTTTCCTGTACAAACATGTTCTGAAACAACCCCTTGACCAGGAAATTAATGCGGTCCGGGCATCCAGGAAGATCAATGTCCCCGTGGTTATGACCAGGGAAGAGGTAGCTCAGATCATTGCTCTTATGGGGGGTGTCCCGCAACTGGTTGCTAAGTTATTATACGGTAGCGGGCTACGCATTATGGAAGCTGTTCGCCTTCGTGTGCAAGATATAGACTATGATCTCAAGTGCCTCGTTGTACGTTCGGGCAAAGGCGCAAAAGATCGGATTACGACTTTCCCAACCTCAGCCATTCCGTTACTTCAGAATCATCTTGCAAAAGTGCGGGTGATCCATAACCGGGATCTGGATCAAGGGCACGGGGAGGTTTACATGCCAAATGCTCTCGCAAGGAAATATCCAAATGCCGCAAAGGAATGGAATTGGCAGTATGTGTTTCCCGCTCGTAATCTTGCAATTGATCCGCGCAGCGGAAAAGTACGACGTCATCATGTAGATCCCAGTGTTATAAACAAGGCTATCAAGGCGGCTGTACGTAAGACAGGGCTGACGAAACGAGTAAGCGCTCACACATTCCGGCACAGTTTCGCCACTCATCTTCTTCAGCGCGGCACCGATATCAGGACTATACAGGCATTATTAGGGCACAAGGATGTAGCCACAACCATGATATACACTCATGTACTGCAACAGGGTGGACAGGGTGTGCTAAGTCCGCTCGATGACCTTGATGTCTGA